The DNA window GCAGGATCGCTCATGGGACACTCATCCGGGTTATCGGGCGTGGTCGTCCCTCGGTTGCGCGCCCGAAGTCAGGACCTGCGTGGCGGAACGCGCCGGTCCTGTTTGCGTTGGCGGCGAGCCTGTTCTAGAGGCCTGCTGTGCGATCGCGCTCCACCACTTGGTCTCTGCCCGTGCTCGGGCTCGCCGCGGCGGCGTGGCCGTGCATGCCAGGGACGGCGCTCGCCCAGGTGCCCGAGGAGCCGGAGGATGCGCTCGAAGCGCAGGCCGAGGCCGCGGACGCCGACGAGCAGGAAGGGCCCGAGGTCGGCATCAAGCGACCTCCTGCCCCGGACCAGCGCGCAGGGCACTGGCTCCTCCAGCCCCACATCGGCCTCGCGGTCCCGTTCGGCAACCTGGCGGTCGACCTCCCGGCGAGCACGGTCGTCGGGCCAGGGGTGGTTTTCGGGGCGAGCACGGGAATCGGCCTCGGGCGCTCCGGTGTTCTGCAGATCACCGGAAACTACGCGCTCTTCTCTGGCTCCGCCCGCTGCAACGAGTGCTCCGGGCAGAGCATCGACCTGGGGCTGGGGCTCGTCTACCACCTGGCCCAGGGCCTCGCGTTCGACCCGTGGCTCAGTTACTCCGCGGGCTACCGGCGATCCTCGTTCGAAGGTCAGGCGCAAACCAGCCGGCTCGCCTTCAATGGTGGCGTACTTCACGGTATCGATGCCGCGCGCATCGCCCTCGGGGGTGACTTCTACCCCCTCCCCTGGCTGGGGCTCGGCCTGTACCTGGGTGTCGACGTCGGGACCTACCTCGTCCGGCCCGCGGGCCTCGGGCGCTCCACCTATGGCCTGTTCAACGCTGGATTCCGCATCGCGCTCGATCCGGTGCGGCAGCGACTGACACCCCCGAACCGGACCGAGACCAAGCCGGCGACGGCCTCCAGCGGGCGTGAGGCCCCCCCCTCGGACGTGGCCGGCGCCTCCTACCTGGCAGCACCAGCGCGATCGTTCACAGGAATCTAGGCGGTCCACCCGTCCAGATCAGTATAATCCGCGACGAATGGGCGAGATGAGGACGAGCGGCTGCACCCGACCCGCTGCTGCCGCCGTGACCGACGTCGGTCGCCAGCGCAAACACAACGAGGATCACGTCCTCGTCCGGCCGGAGCTAGGCCTGTTCGTGGTCGCTGACGGCATGGGTGGGCACAACGCAGGCAACGTGGCGAGCGCGCTCGCGGCCACGTCGCTCGACAACTTCTTCGAAGCGACGCAGACCGGAGACCTACCAGGCCCCGCACCCGATGAAGTCGGGCTCGATCCCGAAGCACGTCGCATCGTCGCTGGCATCAGGAAAGCGAACCACGACGTACACGTCATATCGAACACCTTCAGCCAGCACCAAGGCATGGGCTCGACGGTGGTCGCCGCGTACGTCGCGCAGGATCACATCCACATCGGCCACGTCGGTGACAGCCGCTGCTATCGCATCCGCGACGGCAGCATCGAGCAGCTCACCAAAGATCACTCGCTCATCAACGACGCCCTCGCGCTCAAGCCGGACCTGACCCCCGAAGAGCTGGCGCGCCTCCCGAAGAACATCATCACGCGCGCGCTCGGGATGAAGGACGCGGTGAAGGTCGACATCCGCACCGAGCCGGTCCAGCCGGGGGACTTCTTCCTCCTCTGCTCCGATGGCCTGAGCGGGATGATCAACGACGAGCAGATCCTCGACGTTTTCGAGTTCACCCGCGAGCCACAGGAAGCGTGCGAGCTGCTCATCGCGATGGCCAACGAGGCCGGCGGCACGGACAACATCTCCGCCCTGATCATCCGCATCGACGATCAGAACGAAGAGCCGGCTCCAGAGCACAAAGCGCCGACGTACCAGCTCGACGAACTGGGCATGCTGGTGCCCGCCAGCGCCGGAGCTGCCGACCGAGAAGCTCCCGCCGAGATCGACGAAGAAGAGGATGGCTCGCTCGAAGCCGAAGACATCCCCTCTGCCCCCCCGACACCTGGCCAGGAGCGAGAGGACACGCACCGCGCTCCCTGGGGCTCCCCTCCGTCCAGTCTGGCTCAGTACGCCGACCGACCTCCCGCATCAGCCGGTCGGTACGTGGCGGTCTCCAACCGCGCGGACGCCACGCCGTCGTCGCGCGACTCCTCACGGCGCCGCAAGCCCGTCGAGGTGCGCGTCGCTCGCTGCGTCAACTGCGGCTACGAGCTGTTCATCGGGAACAACTTCTGCGTCGAGTGCGGAGCGCCCATCAAGCTCTGAGAGGAGCGCTGGACCGCATCCGCACGCACCTCATCGCCTCGCGCGGGACAGGGGTGCGTACACCGGCAGTTCGTTCACTTCCTCTCGCTCTCCCGTGGCTCGGGGTTGCCGTCTCCTCGCCGAGCGAGGTGAGGAAACTCCGAGACGAGCTGCTGCACGATGGGAGAACGAGGGGCGAGCCGCTGCACGGCGGCGAACGTCTCTGCTCCCCGTGAGGACTGACCGGCGCGGTAATGCGCGCGCGTGAGCCACGCCAGAATCGCCACGCTTTCGGGTCGGTCCGAGCGTGCTCGCTCGAGCTCACGCACCGCTCCGCGATAATCCTCCATCTGGTACAGCGTGAGCCCGTGGACTACCCGGAAGAAGGGATCATCTTGCTCCAGCGCCTCACCGCGTCGGACCAGCTCCTGCGCGCGCGCCAGCTGGCCGCCCCCGCGCGCTGCCACGATCGCGTTCGTGTAGAGCGGCTTGAACGTCGGGAAGTCACGCAGCGCCCCCTCCAGAAGCGATAGCGACTCGTCGAACCTGCGCTGCCGGTTGAGCAGGACGCCCAAGTTGTTGTGCAGCTCGGCGACCGTGGGTGCTCGGCCCAGCCAGAAGCGGAACAACCGCTCGGCGTCGTCCGACGCGCCCGCGAGCATGCGATCCACCGCCGTGTTGCTGTAGTAGAGCGCGACGGCTTCCACGTCGCGGATGGTCTTGTACGCAGCGAGCCGCCAGTCGCTCATGTCACGCCATGCGCTCAGCTCGCGCGAGAAATCGATGACGCGCGCATCAGGGCCGCTGCCGAAGCCGACCGCCACGTGGGACGACACGAAGAACCGGCCGCTCCGCTCGTAGTAGTCCTGCACCTCGCGCACGTGCACGAAATAGGCGTTCAGACCGACGTGGCGAGCGAGGGCGACGAACAGGTTGGTGAAGGCCATGCAATCACCACGGCCGGCGCGCCAGGCCTCGGTCGCCGTGAGCGTGCGGTTGGAGGCGTACTCGAAGCGGACTCTGGACTCGAGGTAGTCCTCGAGGAGACGGATCCGCTCTCGGGCGCTCCCGCTCGCGCGCACGTGCTTCGCCACGGAGGCCTTGATGTCGTCCGAGAGCGCGAGCGGGTCGTCCGCTGGCAATCCCTCTGCACGCGCCTCGGCGAGCAACCGAGGCACCTCGTGGACGCGCGGAGACAGCTGCTGCGCACAGGCGCACTGGAGCGCCGCGAGCGCTGCGGCGAAGACGAGTGCGCAACCTCTACGACCTGGGTTGGGCATGAACGGCTCCAGAGCGGGGATGTCGTGCTCGGTACACCAAGCATATCCCGAGCCGCCGGACGGCGGCTCCCCTCGTCGGAGCGAAGCACCGGGGCGCGACGACCTCGTCGCGCCATCGCTGTACGGCCGCTACTTGACCGCGAGCAGCTCGACCTCGAAGAGGAGCGTGGAGCCAGGGGGGATCACCGGGGGGAACCCACGCGCCCCGTAGCCGAGCTCCGGGGGAATCGTGAGCTTGCGGACGCCACCCACCCGCATGCCAGCAACCCCCTCGTCCCAGCCCTTGATCACCTGGCCGGCACCCAGCTTGAAGCTGAAGCCCTGCGGTCCGCGATCCCGTGAGGCATCGAACTTGTTCCCGTTCGTCAGCGTACCGACATAGTGAACGGTCACCTGGTGACCCGCCCGGGCCTCTTCTCCGGTGCCTTCCTTGACGTCTTCAATTCCCAGGCCTTCCGCCATCGTGAGCTCCTTTCGGGCGCATCGGACGAGAGGCGGGCTCAGGCGTCAAGCGGAACACGAAGGACACCAGGGTGGGACCCTACCCACACACCGACGTGTCGTACGTCCCGAGGCACGCTTGTCTGTCGCGACGTGACACGGATACCTTGCGATGAGATGGGCACATCGCTCGGCCCGCGCCCGCTCGACGACACCGTCGCTGCGCTGCGCTCCACGCGGGTCCTCGGTTCACTGGACGACGGCGTGCTGCGCAGCATCGCCGAAGCTGCAGAGTGGGAGATGGTCGAGGCGGGCGAGGCCGTCTGCGAGCAAGGCGCTCCCGCCGACGCACTCTACCTTCTCATCTCCGGCCGCCTCTCGGTCGTCACCACGACGGAGCACGGGATCGAACGCATGGTCGGTCACGTCTACCCGGGTGAACCCGTCGGAGAGATGGCCTTGCTCTCGGACGAGCGCCGCTCGGCCACCGTGCGCGCGCTCCGCGACTCGGTGCTCCTGCGCCTCGATCAGAGCGACTTCCGTCAGCTCATCCCGCAGCACCCTGCGGCCCTCCTCGCCCTCAACCGGCTCCTGATCGAGCGCCTCCACGATCTCCTTCAGGGGCGGCGATCCAAGGTGCTGGAGCGGGTGATCGCCGTCGTGCCTGCATGCCCAGGGGCGCCCGTCCGGGCGCTGTCGACCCGGCTCACCGAACTCCCGGGCGCGCGCCGCCTTCGCGTCATCGACGCGACGCATGTGCGCGAAGCCCTCGGGACCGCGACGATCGGCCCGCTCGGACCTCACGATCGGGTGGCCAGCTGGCTGGAGGCCCAGGAGGCGACGGGCGACACGTTGCTGCTCGTGGGCGACGCCGAGGACGAAGCCTGGACCCGTCGCTGTCTGCGCCATGCGGATCGCATCCTGTTCGTCGGCGTCGGCACCGCATCTCCGGGAGGCCTCCCCTGGTCGGAGGTGATCGCCAACCGCACCGACACCCACGCCCGCCGCCGCCGCGATCTCGCGCTCGTTCACCCCGACGACGCCGTGGCGCCCTCTCCGGCAGGACCCTGGCTGGATACGCTCGACGTCGACCTGCATCACCACGTCCGCCTCGGCGTGCGCCCGGACATCAAGCGCCTGCGCCGGTTCATCTGTGGTGAAGCCGTGGGCCTCTCTCTCTCGGGAGGCGCTGCCCGAGGGCTCGCCCACCTCGGCGTGCTGCGCGCCCTCGAAGAGCTGCAAGTCCCGGTCGACTTCGTCTGTGGCACCAGCATGGGCGCCATCGTCGGCTCACAGCTCGCGCTCGGGCTGTCCGCGGCAGCGGCCCGGGCATCCACGAAGCGCGGCTTCGGAAGCTGGAAGATCTTCGACTGGACCTTGCCCGTGACCTCGGCTTGCGGTGGCCGCTGGTTCGAAGCGCACCTGCGCGCCACGTTCGGCGACCGCGGCGTCGAGGATCTCTGGCTCCCCTTCCGCTGCGTCAGCGCCAGCCTCATCCGGGCTCAGCCCGTCGTGCATCGGCGCGGCCCCGTGTGGCGGGCAGTCCTCGCGAGCAGCGCGCTCCCGGGTGTGTTCCCTCCCATCGTCGAAGGCGACGACCTGCTCGCCGACGGCGTCCTCCTCGACAACCTGCCCGTGCACCATGCCGTCGAGGCAGGCTGCGGCCACATCATCGCCGTCAACGTCATCAACACACTCGACACCACCATGGCCAGTGGGATGGTGCTCCCGAGCGAGCCTCTCCAGCGCCTGGCCGAGCGGCTCCTTCCTGGCGCGGGACGCCGGACCCCCGGCCTCACCGACTATGTCTTGCGGAGCTTCTTCTTGCCCACCCTCAGGGACATCGAGGGAATTCGCCGGAAGAGCGATCTCTACATCGAGCCTCCCGTGAACCAGTTCCACTACCTCGACGTCCGCCCCTTCGATGAAATCGTCGAGGTCGGCTACGGCGCCGCGCGCGAGCGCCTCGCCGCGTGGCTCGCGCAGAGCCCCTCCGTCCCGCGGCGCTAGCGCCCTGCGCTATAGTCCCCGCGATGGCGCCCCCTGCGCACACCACGAGATTCCGCTTCGTCGTTCGCCCTGAAGATCGCGGCCTCCGGCTCGACCAGACGCTTGCGGCCCACGTCCCCGGGCTTTCCCGAAGGCAAGCCCGTGTGCTCCTCGACCTCGGCGGCGTGTTCGTCGACGGCGCCCGCGTCAAGGTCGCTGGCCGCACCCTTCGCCCAGGCCAGGAGATCGTCGCCCACCTGGGCGGTGCCCTTCGCCGGGCCACCAAGGAGACGGGAGAAGCCGCCCGCGCTCGCGACGAGGCCGCCCTGCCACCTCACCGGATCGTCTACCAGGACGACGACGTGGTCGTGGTGGACAAGCCCGCCGGCCTCGTCACGGCCCCCACCCCGGAGAGCGACCGCAACAACCTCGCCGAGATCCTGAAGCGCGCCCTGGGAGGCGAGCTGTTCGTCGTCCACCGGCTCGATCTCGACACCAGCGGCTTGCTCGTCTTCGCGAAGACCGCCGAGGCCAACCGAGAGCTCAGCGAGCGCATGCGCGTCCACGCCGTGGATCGGCAGTACCTCGCCGTCCTGAAAGGAGAGCTCCCCTTCGACGAACGCACCATCGACGTCCCCGTCGGCGGCCGACGCGCCGTGACTCACCTCTCACGCCTCGAGCTGCTGGCCCCCGTGGCGACGCTCGTCCGGTGCCGCCTGGAGACCGGCAGGACGCACCAGATCCGCATCCACACCCAGCACGTCGGGCACCCGGTGCTCGGCGACGGCCGCTATGGCGTGCCGACCCCGGACGACCCGCCGCGCCTCGCCTTGCACGCCA is part of the Chondromyces crocatus genome and encodes:
- a CDS encoding Stp1/IreP family PP2C-type Ser/Thr phosphatase gives rise to the protein MRTSGCTRPAAAAVTDVGRQRKHNEDHVLVRPELGLFVVADGMGGHNAGNVASALAATSLDNFFEATQTGDLPGPAPDEVGLDPEARRIVAGIRKANHDVHVISNTFSQHQGMGSTVVAAYVAQDHIHIGHVGDSRCYRIRDGSIEQLTKDHSLINDALALKPDLTPEELARLPKNIITRALGMKDAVKVDIRTEPVQPGDFFLLCSDGLSGMINDEQILDVFEFTREPQEACELLIAMANEAGGTDNISALIIRIDDQNEEPAPEHKAPTYQLDELGMLVPASAGAADREAPAEIDEEEDGSLEAEDIPSAPPTPGQEREDTHRAPWGSPPSSLAQYADRPPASAGRYVAVSNRADATPSSRDSSRRRKPVEVRVARCVNCGYELFIGNNFCVECGAPIKL
- a CDS encoding tetratricopeptide repeat protein, which translates into the protein MPNPGRRGCALVFAAALAALQCACAQQLSPRVHEVPRLLAEARAEGLPADDPLALSDDIKASVAKHVRASGSARERIRLLEDYLESRVRFEYASNRTLTATEAWRAGRGDCMAFTNLFVALARHVGLNAYFVHVREVQDYYERSGRFFVSSHVAVGFGSGPDARVIDFSRELSAWRDMSDWRLAAYKTIRDVEAVALYYSNTAVDRMLAGASDDAERLFRFWLGRAPTVAELHNNLGVLLNRQRRFDESLSLLEGALRDFPTFKPLYTNAIVAARGGGQLARAQELVRRGEALEQDDPFFRVVHGLTLYQMEDYRGAVRELERARSDRPESVAILAWLTRAHYRAGQSSRGAETFAAVQRLAPRSPIVQQLVSEFPHLARRGDGNPEPRESERK
- a CDS encoding FKBP-type peptidyl-prolyl cis-trans isomerase, which codes for MAEGLGIEDVKEGTGEEARAGHQVTVHYVGTLTNGNKFDASRDRGPQGFSFKLGAGQVIKGWDEGVAGMRVGGVRKLTIPPELGYGARGFPPVIPPGSTLLFEVELLAVK
- a CDS encoding patatin-like phospholipase family protein produces the protein MGTSLGPRPLDDTVAALRSTRVLGSLDDGVLRSIAEAAEWEMVEAGEAVCEQGAPADALYLLISGRLSVVTTTEHGIERMVGHVYPGEPVGEMALLSDERRSATVRALRDSVLLRLDQSDFRQLIPQHPAALLALNRLLIERLHDLLQGRRSKVLERVIAVVPACPGAPVRALSTRLTELPGARRLRVIDATHVREALGTATIGPLGPHDRVASWLEAQEATGDTLLLVGDAEDEAWTRRCLRHADRILFVGVGTASPGGLPWSEVIANRTDTHARRRRDLALVHPDDAVAPSPAGPWLDTLDVDLHHHVRLGVRPDIKRLRRFICGEAVGLSLSGGAARGLAHLGVLRALEELQVPVDFVCGTSMGAIVGSQLALGLSAAAARASTKRGFGSWKIFDWTLPVTSACGGRWFEAHLRATFGDRGVEDLWLPFRCVSASLIRAQPVVHRRGPVWRAVLASSALPGVFPPIVEGDDLLADGVLLDNLPVHHAVEAGCGHIIAVNVINTLDTTMASGMVLPSEPLQRLAERLLPGAGRRTPGLTDYVLRSFFLPTLRDIEGIRRKSDLYIEPPVNQFHYLDVRPFDEIVEVGYGAARERLAAWLAQSPSVPRR
- a CDS encoding RluA family pseudouridine synthase, yielding MAPPAHTTRFRFVVRPEDRGLRLDQTLAAHVPGLSRRQARVLLDLGGVFVDGARVKVAGRTLRPGQEIVAHLGGALRRATKETGEAARARDEAALPPHRIVYQDDDVVVVDKPAGLVTAPTPESDRNNLAEILKRALGGELFVVHRLDLDTSGLLVFAKTAEANRELSERMRVHAVDRQYLAVLKGELPFDERTIDVPVGGRRAVTHLSRLELLAPVATLVRCRLETGRTHQIRIHTQHVGHPVLGDGRYGVPTPDDPPRLALHATRLGFAHPRTGEPLSFESPLPDDLSGWLSALQTRTVTPP